The sequence TGCTGGCTGATGATGTTCTGGGTAATGGCCAGACCGAGCCCGGTACCGTCCGGGCGTCCGCTGACCATGGGAAAGAAAATGGTTTCCTGAAGTTCCGCCGGGATCCCGGGGCCGTTGTCGATGATCTCGATCTTGGTCACCAGGCGATGGCGGATGTGGCCGATGGTGAACTGGCGCATGGCGCGGGTGCGCAGGCTGATGCGGCCCAGACGCAGCTCGTTCTGGCTGCTGATCGCCTGCATCGCGTTGCGCACGATGTTCAACACCGCCTGAATCATTTGCTCGCGGTCGATCAATACGTCGGGAATGCTTGGGTCGTAATCGCGCACCAAGGTGATGCAGCCCTGACTTTCCGCTTCGACCAGTTGGCAGACGCGCTCCAGCACTTCGTGGACGTTGCACATCGCCAGCGACGGCAGCTTGTTCGAGCCGAGCATGCGGTCGACCAGATTGCGCAGGCGGTCGGCTTCTTCAATGATCACGTTGGTGTAATCGCGCAGACTTTCTTCCGGCAGCTCGCGGGCCAGCAATTGTGCTGCGCCGCGGATGCCGCCGAGCGGATTCTTGATCTCGTGGGCGAGACCGCGCACCAGCATCTTGCTGGTTTCCTGTTTGGACAGCTGTGCCTCTTCCTTGGTGATCCGCAGCAAGCGGTCACGCGGATGGACTTCCAGCAGAAGCATGGTCGCGCCATTGCTGAGGATTGGCGTCACCGCGTAATCCACGGTCAAGGTCTGGCCGGTGAGCGCGGTGAGCATGGCTTCGCGCTTGGTAAACGGATGCGCCTGTTCCACCGCCTGGCGCAGGGAATTGAGCGCCTCGGTGGATTCAGTGAACAGCTCGCTGATGAATTGCCCATGGCTGCGCTGCCCGCTGATGGCGAGCAGCATCTCCGCCGCCGGGTTCATGTACTCGAGGCGCAATTCGGCGTCGAGCAGGATCGTGGCGGTGGTCAGGTTGTCGAGCAGCAAACGGTGGATTGCGTCGCTAATAGTCATCGGAGCCTCTTTTGGGGGCGGAGCGTGCGCAAATAACAAGCGTCGGTGAACGGAAAATGCAAAAACCAAACCAAGGCTCTGAAAAGAAGCGTCAAACGCCTGAAACAGGCGTTTGACGCTCGTTTGAGTGGCAGGGTGCCAGCTCGAACGGGAAGTTTCGAACCAAAATGGGTTGGATTGTGGGTACGGTGCAATCCATTGCACCAATATAGTGCGCAAAGCTGAGCGGCGTTAGAAGAAACGCAGGAAGGGGTTTTTCGGCTCAGGCGGTTTGTCTTTCAGTGGGCATTCCGGGCGCACGCCGTAGTCTTCGGCGACGCAGGGTTTGATCTGGCGTTTTTGCGCGAGAGAAATGCGCTGCATGTGGAAAGGC comes from Pseudomonas sp. RU47 and encodes:
- the glnL gene encoding nitrogen regulation protein NR(II) codes for the protein MTISDAIHRLLLDNLTTATILLDAELRLEYMNPAAEMLLAISGQRSHGQFISELFTESTEALNSLRQAVEQAHPFTKREAMLTALTGQTLTVDYAVTPILSNGATMLLLEVHPRDRLLRITKEEAQLSKQETSKMLVRGLAHEIKNPLGGIRGAAQLLARELPEESLRDYTNVIIEEADRLRNLVDRMLGSNKLPSLAMCNVHEVLERVCQLVEAESQGCITLVRDYDPSIPDVLIDREQMIQAVLNIVRNAMQAISSQNELRLGRISLRTRAMRQFTIGHIRHRLVTKIEIIDNGPGIPAELQETIFFPMVSGRPDGTGLGLAITQNIISQHQGLIECDSHPGHTTFSIFLPLEQGATST